A DNA window from Chryseobacterium sp. MEBOG06 contains the following coding sequences:
- a CDS encoding glycosyltransferase family 4 protein encodes MKNFELFLSASGIPIFYVKIGLGFVFSLLITFFSIPTIVKISRRKNLMDEPGIRSSHLRKIPNLGGIAIFYSIGICTSIFAYELFDLYKFLFASLIILLYIGVMDDIVVMRAYKKLVAQILVSSLVVIGSDIRIRSLFGIFGVYELGYFVSVVFSIITFIILINAFNLIDGIDGLAGGYSVICSALFGISYYRLGEYNYPLVVLSVIIIGAGLAFLYYNLSNSRTNKIFMGDTGSMLLGFLLAFTSICFIDIFIDKNLADVPRYHLQSAPVVAVAILILPIVDTLNVIMVRLYNKKSPFDADKNHIHHKLLKLNLTHRRSTFYIILYYLMIVGIAYYLRHMNVNLLLLVIVTLGFFGAYLPDLLYKLRNNKN; translated from the coding sequence ATGAAAAATTTTGAATTGTTCTTAAGCGCCTCGGGGATACCTATTTTCTACGTAAAAATAGGATTAGGCTTTGTATTCTCCCTTCTGATTACTTTTTTCAGTATTCCCACCATCGTAAAGATCTCAAGAAGGAAGAACCTCATGGATGAACCTGGGATAAGAAGCTCTCACCTCAGAAAAATTCCCAATCTGGGAGGTATTGCCATCTTCTATTCAATCGGGATTTGTACATCCATTTTTGCCTATGAGCTGTTTGATCTTTATAAGTTCTTATTTGCTTCATTGATCATTCTGCTGTATATTGGAGTAATGGATGATATTGTTGTAATGAGGGCATATAAGAAACTTGTTGCACAGATTTTGGTGTCTTCATTAGTTGTCATTGGTTCAGATATCAGAATCAGAAGCTTATTTGGGATATTCGGAGTATACGAACTGGGGTACTTTGTAAGCGTTGTATTCAGTATAATTACTTTTATTATTTTGATTAACGCCTTCAATCTTATTGATGGTATAGATGGGCTGGCAGGCGGTTATTCTGTAATATGCAGTGCGCTGTTTGGAATAAGTTATTACAGGTTAGGAGAATATAATTATCCTTTGGTTGTTTTGTCGGTTATCATTATTGGAGCGGGATTGGCATTTTTATACTATAATCTGTCAAATTCCAGAACCAATAAAATATTTATGGGAGACACGGGATCTATGTTACTAGGCTTTTTATTGGCCTTCACATCCATTTGTTTCATTGATATTTTCATTGATAAAAATCTCGCAGATGTCCCTAGATATCATTTACAGTCCGCGCCAGTAGTTGCTGTAGCGATTCTAATCCTTCCTATTGTAGATACGTTAAATGTTATTATGGTAAGGCTTTACAACAAGAAATCGCCATTCGACGCAGATAAGAACCATATTCATCACAAACTGTTGAAGCTTAATCTTACCCATAGAAGATCTACTTTTTATATTATTCTTTACTATCTGATGATTGTAGGGATTGCTTATTATTTAAGACACATGAATGTAAATTTATTATTGCTGGTAATTGTTACACTAGGTTTTTTCGGCGCTTATTTACCAGATTTGCTATATAAATTAAGAAATAACAAAAATTAA
- a CDS encoding glycosyltransferase family 2 protein translates to MTKIPSKVSIIVPVYNVERYLKKCLDSLLNQTLQNIEIVVVDDGSKDRSGEIIAHYAEKYPEKIKSFTKKNGGLSDARNFGIDHATGDYIGFVDSDDYITPVMFEEMMLLAEKHETKMVICNIQKVDQNGKVVQKLTQLPDMPEKIILENNFSVFSDISYFACNKLFAKELFAQKRFKKGIHFEDIQLIPQLLLECEAIAQTQNFHYQYLERTDSITKTHTEKGLDILKAVTDVEQAFDRSKYAHKKQELKNFQIFEGVYSFLAYLAFVKEEKIFYRMSDQLDVFTRERQIKIRDILKYSRFGKNYLLSLPLKKKIFYLLFFSGQKKLIKKLI, encoded by the coding sequence ATGACGAAGATTCCCTCAAAAGTTTCCATTATTGTTCCCGTTTATAATGTTGAGCGTTATTTGAAAAAATGCCTTGATTCCCTGCTTAACCAGACCCTCCAGAATATTGAGATTGTGGTAGTAGATGACGGAAGCAAAGATCGGTCAGGTGAAATTATTGCCCATTATGCCGAGAAATATCCTGAAAAAATAAAATCTTTTACCAAAAAAAATGGCGGACTGAGCGATGCCCGGAATTTTGGTATTGACCATGCAACCGGAGATTATATCGGCTTTGTAGACAGCGATGATTATATAACGCCTGTCATGTTTGAAGAAATGATGCTGCTGGCAGAAAAACATGAGACAAAAATGGTGATCTGCAATATTCAAAAAGTAGATCAAAATGGAAAAGTTGTCCAAAAACTAACCCAGCTTCCCGATATGCCGGAAAAAATAATTCTTGAAAATAACTTTTCAGTTTTTTCAGATATCAGTTACTTTGCCTGTAACAAGTTGTTTGCAAAGGAACTTTTTGCTCAGAAAAGATTTAAAAAAGGTATTCATTTTGAAGATATTCAGCTTATTCCTCAGCTTTTGCTGGAATGCGAAGCAATTGCTCAGACCCAGAATTTCCACTATCAATACCTTGAACGTACAGATTCTATTACGAAAACTCATACGGAAAAAGGATTGGATATACTGAAAGCAGTAACTGATGTAGAACAAGCATTTGATAGATCTAAATATGCCCATAAAAAACAAGAATTGAAAAATTTTCAGATTTTTGAAGGGGTATACTCCTTTCTGGCGTATCTGGCCTTTGTAAAAGAGGAAAAAATCTTCTACAGAATGTCTGATCAGCTTGATGTTTTCACAAGAGAGAGACAAATAAAAATTCGAGATATATTGAAGTATAGTCGTTTTGGTAAAAATTATCTTTTATCTTTGCCCTTGAAAAAAAAGATTTTTTATCTGTTATTTTTTTCCGGACAGAAAAAATTGATAAAAAAATTAATATAA
- a CDS encoding formimidoylglutamase: MDFEDFIISPRNFKTESWQIGNRITKDIKEDSIVLLFVSDYRGAGGEAEVQDFTAVRKEFYKLAQLDFEIPIVDLGDLVSGKSVQDTHYILQEVLSACHYKRALPVIIGGSNDFAFSLFSALNFHQNSINYTQISNIISLQQGETINEHTFLSKILGAKNFSIKNYHHLGYQKHLNEMDSVRLIKEVEFDIIRLAEMMNSTEKTEPFFRKADMVTVNCDGIESFSEPFSMNPQINGLNRREICAYMKEIGLSENLKSVGIFNYNIYSENQLNHQLLAQMLWYLIEGINIQQSHPKERHYEMFYVLIDDRQYAFKRDTFSNLWYFGDDENIDHCIPCSRKDFDEAKKGWLNARLTKF; the protein is encoded by the coding sequence ATGGATTTCGAAGACTTTATCATTTCACCAAGAAATTTCAAGACAGAAAGCTGGCAGATAGGAAATCGGATTACAAAAGATATTAAAGAAGACAGCATTGTTCTGCTGTTCGTATCAGATTACAGAGGTGCTGGCGGAGAAGCAGAAGTACAGGATTTCACTGCAGTCAGAAAAGAATTTTATAAGCTGGCACAACTGGACTTTGAAATTCCAATTGTAGATCTTGGAGATTTAGTATCCGGGAAATCTGTTCAGGATACCCATTACATCCTTCAGGAAGTTTTATCAGCCTGTCATTACAAAAGGGCACTTCCTGTGATTATAGGGGGATCCAATGACTTTGCCTTTTCATTATTTTCTGCTTTGAATTTTCATCAGAACAGCATCAATTACACCCAGATTAGCAACATTATATCCCTTCAACAGGGTGAAACGATTAATGAACACACCTTTTTGAGCAAGATTTTGGGTGCTAAGAATTTTTCCATTAAAAACTATCATCATTTAGGGTACCAAAAACACTTAAATGAAATGGATTCGGTAAGACTGATTAAAGAAGTAGAATTTGATATTATCCGTCTTGCAGAAATGATGAACTCTACAGAAAAGACAGAACCTTTTTTCAGAAAAGCCGATATGGTCACAGTAAATTGTGATGGTATTGAGAGTTTCAGCGAGCCTTTTTCTATGAACCCACAGATAAATGGACTCAACAGAAGAGAAATTTGTGCATATATGAAAGAAATCGGATTGAGTGAAAATCTGAAATCTGTAGGCATCTTTAATTACAATATTTATTCTGAAAATCAGCTGAACCACCAGCTTTTAGCACAAATGCTATGGTATCTGATCGAAGGAATCAATATTCAGCAGTCACACCCCAAAGAAAGACACTATGAAATGTTTTATGTTCTGATTGATGATAGACAATATGCATTTAAGCGTGATACTTTCAGTAATTTGTGGTATTTTGGTGACGATGAAAATATAGATCATTGCATTCCGTGTTCCAGGAAAGATTTTGATGAAGCTAAAAAAGGATGGCTGAATGCAAGGCTGACGAAATTTTAA
- a CDS encoding T9SS type A sorting domain-containing protein translates to MHKILSFLGLFISLNFFSQENLLDTSYGFSGGYTDFAFYNGSQMSGGLQIQATAKLPDGKVLAVGAGFIARFTSNGVLDTSVLNGYGYKLFSQSTYGRIKPAGDGNYIVMDYGFGGVQKIDTEGNFVNSFTSFNQGASYVDIEVDQNGKIYLLKHSNYNYTLVRLLPNGTVDTAFGNNGVATLGNSYRYSKVRVNTDNEIFIAGLKIVATNSDQRIMVTKILPDGGLDTSFGTSGNFLYQYGQNAGTSAHLMFLDNGKILGLSSGSICNGNNCFGLITYRLNANGTLDTTFKNTGIAVIPVQSDSTPIKTVRLQDNTFMISGTGWYNTYVLKMDENGNLDNSFGLNGKIITPQMLNKYVYNAGFELYGNSVVLFGAYSIAYGGQTQYVGTARKYFFNTSSLGVSDVALKTVKIYPNPVKDFLHLTSKEKITDYEILDLNGRKIMNAEAGFSEGKINLSFLSSGTYMITVRTSKGAVSSKFIKK, encoded by the coding sequence ATGCACAAAATTTTATCCTTTTTAGGACTGTTTATTTCATTAAACTTCTTTTCCCAGGAAAACTTACTGGACACCTCTTACGGCTTTAGTGGAGGATATACTGATTTTGCTTTTTATAACGGCAGTCAAATGTCCGGAGGGCTGCAGATACAAGCTACAGCAAAACTTCCTGATGGAAAAGTTTTAGCAGTAGGGGCTGGCTTCATTGCCCGTTTTACTTCCAATGGGGTATTAGATACTTCTGTTCTCAATGGTTATGGGTATAAATTGTTTTCCCAGTCAACCTATGGCCGGATAAAACCTGCAGGAGACGGTAATTATATTGTCATGGATTACGGCTTTGGCGGTGTTCAAAAAATAGATACAGAGGGAAATTTTGTAAATAGCTTTACTTCTTTTAATCAGGGAGCATCATATGTGGACATAGAGGTTGACCAGAATGGGAAGATCTATCTACTTAAACATTCCAATTATAACTATACCCTTGTTCGTCTTTTACCGAACGGAACTGTTGATACCGCTTTCGGAAATAATGGAGTAGCGACCTTAGGGAACAGTTACCGATATAGCAAAGTAAGAGTCAATACAGATAACGAAATCTTTATAGCAGGTCTGAAGATTGTTGCCACAAATAGCGATCAGAGAATAATGGTTACAAAAATTTTGCCTGATGGAGGACTTGACACCTCTTTTGGAACCTCAGGGAATTTCCTTTATCAGTATGGTCAGAATGCAGGTACCAGCGCACATCTTATGTTCTTGGATAATGGGAAAATCTTAGGATTAAGTTCCGGAAGTATTTGTAATGGAAACAATTGTTTTGGACTTATCACTTATCGCCTTAATGCAAACGGAACTTTGGATACAACATTTAAAAATACCGGTATTGCTGTTATTCCTGTTCAGTCTGATTCAACTCCTATAAAGACGGTGCGCCTTCAGGACAATACATTTATGATTTCCGGAACAGGATGGTACAATACTTACGTGCTGAAAATGGATGAAAATGGAAATCTGGATAATTCCTTTGGTTTAAACGGTAAAATTATTACCCCGCAAATGCTTAATAAATATGTATACAACGCAGGTTTCGAATTATATGGAAACTCAGTCGTATTATTTGGAGCTTATTCAATCGCGTATGGAGGACAGACCCAGTACGTGGGAACAGCCCGCAAATACTTTTTTAATACAAGTAGTCTGGGAGTTTCAGATGTAGCATTGAAGACTGTGAAGATTTACCCAAACCCAGTTAAAGACTTTCTTCACTTGACATCAAAGGAAAAAATAACAGATTATGAAATTTTAGATTTGAACGGCCGGAAAATAATGAATGCGGAAGCTGGTTTTTCAGAAGGAAAGATTAATTTGAGCTTTTTATCATCAGGAACATATATGATTACTGTTCGTACATCGAAAGGAGCCGTCTCTTCTAAATTTATTAAAAAATAA
- a CDS encoding T9SS type A sorting domain-containing protein: MKRLIEKLAAVFCLVLMGICFKGNILLKENLSLIGHINDVLVKKEDSLGKSVHAKLLIPDWKKAPNSYIFDPNQNSEGLLVPVKKAYAMWDGTGYLSGTGIPAGTVTADVLWEDSHGLIKSGVNYALEIVGSGQDAKIKVPINKIRKGNAVIALRVDGEIYWSWHIWVTDDPTNGVSYKSFSSIKRMKTDGTVELIPDSDWKWMDRNLGALSASITSSDWNKSMGLLYQWGRKDPIPPLVTRGNDFYEVSGSVGRIRHRGAKNMDNATSIDDLRKFVLLSNAEITNNIRLSVKNPLSLIYINKNDNSGQAYYNNNVNLPVNWFGKSTVLPDNRLSELNLWSDNAQGKISTVYNSDDSAKPYRDKSSYDPCPNGWRVPSVLVANQASSSYVDDIRIDFSPFGVKTNMAKNVFENNKYYIIKPTDAGVPSFMTGFKVYSNLGFDLSNIGGYNMGIFPGTGQLIRGAHLGQYTDQHHIALWTATLARFFDASPAVTVRGLSMIPDKGQPDIPDPNYPDIKGRYYYYPLSGMYTSDANGCRCIKDPLYSINDYDFPTEYLPAAAEYSEGIDNPNTYQITKNTSGSVVNIPVSKAFSMQNQLLNNSEILNPSNFNNLKANVLWTTNINLINKITVVNPSPSSLQDIINSRISVEVAPGQSGNAVVTLHNGSISAPVYWSWHIWVTDSPVGSYTYTTEPASNTAVNYVNYVAKADVPFQTIFMDRNLGATDVFPNVVNPALPTADELSKISASTGLHYQWGRKDPLPTFQSADSRNFFNIFLGTTAANGTVSYSTLTPAVYNSLSGNYIVPYTTYAAASNVQATDKPVDKISKVLSYSVKNPLVYMIPSIFAPFNSTTPNYTSGTDWLATEPNLALDRWGRGGKKSPFDPCPEGWRIPDLTNSALVSGTDFGQTPWYKKDKNIATSYSIVTDYAGVRVRNSGNSTIGYMFNSISYPIGNYPDSGSRGFRSVIANQSPQGTFNVINFQYPAIWTGALTSNYLGRSINVLFDAASTTNRIIAFHDNNDPYFGIGCRCVKIKYDADGNEEGPASRITIVQNGSTLSAINTDVKAEENRIFLYPNPVSDILYIKGEEDKDYSYQLYNALGQLVDSGEFEDDHIDVSSLISGVYLIRINNSEATLKIIKR, from the coding sequence CGGATTGGAAAAAAGCTCCTAATAGTTATATATTCGATCCCAATCAGAATAGTGAGGGCTTGCTGGTACCGGTAAAGAAAGCGTATGCTATGTGGGATGGAACCGGATATCTCAGTGGAACTGGTATTCCTGCAGGAACGGTCACAGCAGATGTACTCTGGGAAGACAGTCATGGACTGATAAAGTCGGGAGTAAATTATGCCCTGGAAATTGTTGGTTCCGGACAGGATGCAAAAATAAAAGTCCCAATCAACAAAATAAGAAAAGGAAATGCTGTGATAGCATTAAGAGTGGATGGTGAGATTTATTGGAGCTGGCATATCTGGGTGACGGATGATCCTACTAATGGAGTATCTTACAAAAGTTTCAGCAGTATTAAAAGAATGAAAACGGATGGAACTGTTGAGTTGATTCCCGATTCTGATTGGAAATGGATGGATAGGAATCTGGGAGCACTTTCTGCTTCTATCACTTCATCAGATTGGAACAAGAGCATGGGGCTTCTTTACCAGTGGGGGAGGAAGGATCCTATTCCGCCATTAGTAACCAGAGGGAATGATTTCTATGAGGTTTCCGGATCTGTGGGAAGAATACGGCATAGAGGAGCAAAGAATATGGACAATGCAACAAGTATTGACGATCTCAGAAAATTTGTTCTGCTTTCCAATGCTGAGATAACAAATAATATCAGGCTTTCTGTAAAAAATCCTCTCAGTCTTATCTACATTAATAAAAATGATAATTCCGGACAGGCGTATTACAATAACAACGTCAATTTGCCTGTCAATTGGTTTGGTAAATCTACGGTGCTGCCGGATAACAGATTGTCAGAACTTAACCTTTGGTCTGATAATGCACAGGGTAAAATTTCAACAGTTTATAATAGCGACGATAGTGCAAAGCCATATAGAGACAAATCTTCTTATGATCCTTGCCCTAATGGTTGGCGCGTACCTTCTGTACTAGTTGCTAACCAGGCTTCTTCATCTTATGTTGACGACATCAGAATAGACTTTTCACCTTTCGGAGTAAAAACCAATATGGCGAAAAATGTTTTTGAAAACAATAAATATTATATTATAAAACCAACCGATGCAGGAGTGCCGTCATTTATGACCGGGTTTAAAGTGTATTCTAATTTGGGCTTTGATCTTTCTAACATAGGAGGATATAATATGGGAATATTTCCTGGAACAGGTCAGCTGATCAGAGGTGCTCATTTGGGACAATATACTGATCAGCATCATATAGCGCTTTGGACAGCAACCCTGGCAAGATTTTTTGATGCTTCACCGGCAGTAACCGTAAGGGGGCTTTCTATGATTCCCGATAAAGGACAGCCGGATATTCCGGATCCTAATTATCCTGATATTAAAGGACGTTATTATTACTATCCCCTTTCCGGAATGTATACTTCAGATGCAAATGGATGCAGATGTATAAAAGACCCTCTGTATAGCATCAACGACTATGACTTTCCTACAGAATACCTGCCTGCAGCGGCAGAGTACAGTGAAGGAATTGATAACCCTAATACCTATCAGATTACTAAAAATACGTCAGGTTCGGTTGTGAATATTCCCGTAAGTAAAGCATTTTCAATGCAGAATCAGCTGCTGAATAATTCCGAAATACTAAACCCTTCGAATTTTAACAACTTAAAAGCAAATGTTCTCTGGACAACGAACATAAACCTTATTAATAAAATTACAGTGGTGAATCCGTCCCCTTCTTCACTGCAGGATATAATTAATTCAAGGATATCGGTAGAAGTTGCTCCTGGCCAAAGTGGAAATGCTGTAGTGACATTGCATAATGGCAGTATATCGGCTCCGGTCTATTGGAGCTGGCATATCTGGGTGACTGATTCACCTGTAGGGTCTTATACTTATACAACAGAGCCTGCGTCAAATACAGCTGTAAACTATGTAAACTATGTTGCTAAGGCAGATGTACCCTTTCAGACTATATTCATGGATCGTAATTTGGGAGCTACAGATGTGTTTCCTAATGTTGTAAACCCTGCTTTACCTACTGCAGATGAGTTGTCAAAAATCAGTGCATCCACAGGGTTACACTATCAGTGGGGGAGAAAAGACCCTCTACCGACATTTCAAAGTGCAGACAGTAGAAACTTTTTCAATATATTTTTAGGAACTACAGCAGCAAATGGAACTGTTTCCTATAGCACCCTTACTCCAGCCGTTTACAATAGCCTTTCGGGTAATTATATCGTACCTTATACTACGTATGCTGCAGCCTCTAATGTACAGGCTACAGACAAACCTGTGGACAAAATCTCCAAAGTATTATCTTACTCTGTTAAAAACCCTTTAGTATACATGATTCCAAGTATATTTGCCCCTTTTAACAGTACAACACCTAATTACACCAGTGGAACAGACTGGCTGGCAACAGAACCTAATCTGGCATTGGACAGATGGGGGAGGGGAGGGAAAAAGTCTCCGTTCGATCCCTGTCCGGAAGGATGGAGGATTCCAGATTTGACAAATTCAGCATTAGTTTCAGGAACTGATTTTGGACAAACTCCCTGGTATAAAAAAGATAAAAACATAGCTACATCTTATAGTATTGTTACCGATTATGCAGGAGTCAGAGTCAGAAATTCCGGCAATTCGACGATTGGATATATGTTTAATAGTATTTCGTATCCCATAGGAAACTATCCGGATTCAGGATCAAGGGGATTCAGAAGCGTAATAGCAAATCAGTCTCCTCAGGGAACTTTTAACGTGATTAATTTTCAATATCCTGCAATATGGACGGGAGCCTTAACTTCAAATTACCTTGGAAGATCTATTAATGTACTTTTTGATGCCGCTTCTACAACCAATCGAATCATTGCTTTTCATGATAATAATGATCCTTACTTTGGTATAGGATGCCGGTGCGTGAAGATAAAATACGATGCTGATGGTAATGAGGAAGGGCCGGCTTCAAGAATTACTATTGTACAGAATGGCTCAACACTGAGTGCTATAAATACTGATGTGAAAGCTGAGGAAAACAGAATTTTTTTATACCCCAATCCGGTTTCTGACATTCTTTACATAAAAGGTGAGGAAGATAAAGATTATAGCTATCAACTATATAATGCATTAGGACAGCTCGTAGATTCCGGAGAGTTTGAAGATGATCATATTGATGTTTCTTCCCTGATCTCAGGAGTTTATTTAATAAGAATAAATAATTCTGAAGCTACTCTAAAAATAATAAAGCGATAA